A stretch of the Chlorobiota bacterium genome encodes the following:
- a CDS encoding tyrosine-type recombinase/integrase: MKKDITEIVLDTVKHKGKQILLLKFPYNSKLIELTKQLTEAKWSNTHKAWYTSYSIDVLHQVKNLFAGIAVIDAQPLKDKINTFKNSSASVKANVLSEELLQQIEKFKNWMLSRRYSNNTIGTYSEALVIFLKFYSKKALAEITNDDIITFNKEYILKYKFSSSYQNQVVNAVKLFFRSVHNVSINVDLIHRPKRSHPLPNVLSKEDVKKILEVHTNFKHRVMLSLIYACGLRRSELLNLKANDIDSDRGLLFIKQAKGKKDRMVPLSVKTIQLLREYYKIYKPEVWFFEGQTKGVKYSAESLQSVLKQALTKAKITKPATLHWLRHSYATHLLESGTDLRYIQELLGHKSSRTTEIYTHVSIKSIQNIKSPFDYL, translated from the coding sequence ATGAAAAAAGATATCACAGAAATTGTATTAGACACAGTAAAACATAAAGGAAAACAAATTCTCCTTTTAAAATTTCCTTACAACAGTAAATTGATTGAGTTGACTAAACAGTTGACTGAAGCAAAATGGAGCAACACTCATAAAGCTTGGTATACCTCCTACTCTATTGATGTATTGCATCAGGTGAAAAATTTATTTGCAGGTATTGCTGTTATTGATGCGCAACCGTTAAAAGATAAGATCAACACTTTTAAAAATAGCAGTGCATCTGTCAAAGCAAATGTGCTTTCTGAAGAATTGTTACAACAAATAGAAAAATTTAAAAACTGGATGCTCTCGCGGAGATATAGTAATAATACTATTGGGACTTATTCGGAGGCATTGGTAATATTTTTAAAATTCTATTCTAAAAAAGCGTTGGCTGAAATCACAAACGATGATATTATAACGTTTAACAAAGAATATATATTGAAGTATAAGTTTTCATCATCGTATCAAAATCAGGTGGTGAATGCTGTGAAATTGTTTTTCAGGTCGGTACACAATGTTAGCATTAATGTAGACCTTATTCACCGACCAAAGCGGTCGCATCCTTTGCCAAATGTATTGAGCAAGGAAGATGTAAAAAAAATATTGGAGGTACATACCAATTTTAAACATAGGGTGATGTTAAGTTTAATTTACGCTTGTGGATTACGAAGAAGTGAGCTTTTGAATTTAAAGGCAAATGATATAGATAGTGATCGTGGATTATTGTTTATTAAACAAGCCAAAGGCAAAAAAGACCGCATGGTTCCGCTATCAGTTAAAACTATTCAACTATTGAGGGAATATTATAAAATATATAAGCCTGAGGTTTGGTTTTTTGAAGGTCAAACAAAGGGGGTAAAATACAGTGCAGAGAGTTTGCAGAGTGTTTTGAAACAAGCTTTGACAAAAGCCAAGATTACAAAGCCAGCAACATTGCATTGGTTGCGACATAGTTATGCCACACATTTGTTGGAGTCGGGAACCGATTTGCGTTATATACAAGAATTGTTGGGTCATAAAAGCAGCAGAACAACAGAAATATATACACATGTATCAATCAAAAGCATTCAGAATATTAAATCCCCTTTTGATTATTTATGA
- the bla gene encoding class A beta-lactamase, subclass A2, with protein MTKFFLLIFVTVSYTQTFGQTDLRQKIEQIISTKKADVGVSILNLENGDTLSFNGNKHYPMISAFKFHIALTVLDKVDKGELSLNQKLFIKKSELLENTWSPFREKYPNGDVSITLKEALQWTISVSDNNLCDILIRLVGGVKTVDKFINSADFIIKNDEEGMHQNWDAQFLNTTTPNFSNQLLKRFLENKLLTKKSTKFLYKTMVSTSVGQNRIKAKLPTNTEVAHRTGSSFTNDAGLTGAINDIGIVKLPNGKYLIISIFVHNTTEKFKDGEEIIADITKATWDNYTTK; from the coding sequence ATGACAAAATTCTTCCTACTAATTTTTGTGACAGTTTCTTACACCCAAACTTTTGGACAAACTGACCTTCGACAAAAAATTGAGCAAATTATATCAACAAAAAAAGCCGATGTTGGAGTTTCAATCTTGAATTTAGAAAATGGGGACACTTTGAGCTTTAATGGAAACAAACACTATCCAATGATTAGTGCTTTTAAATTTCATATTGCTCTAACTGTTTTGGATAAAGTTGATAAAGGAGAACTTTCATTAAACCAAAAACTTTTTATCAAAAAAAGTGAATTACTAGAAAATACTTGGAGTCCATTCAGAGAGAAATATCCAAACGGAGATGTTTCAATTACTCTCAAAGAGGCTTTACAATGGACAATTTCGGTAAGTGACAATAATTTATGTGATATATTAATTCGACTAGTTGGAGGTGTTAAAACAGTTGACAAATTTATAAACAGTGCTGATTTCATAATTAAAAATGACGAAGAAGGAATGCACCAAAATTGGGACGCACAATTTTTGAACACAACGACACCGAACTTTTCGAATCAACTATTAAAACGTTTTCTTGAAAACAAACTATTGACAAAGAAATCTACAAAATTTCTATATAAAACAATGGTATCAACTTCGGTTGGACAAAATAGAATTAAAGCAAAATTACCGACAAATACTGAGGTTGCTCATAGAACAGGTAGTTCTTTTACAAACGATGCAGGACTAACAGGAGCAATAAATGATATTGGAATTGTGAAACTTCCTAATGGGAAGTATCTTATTATTTCAATCTTTGTTCATAACACGACCGAAAAATTTAAAGATGGAGAGGAAATAATCGCAGACATAACTAAAGCAACTTGGGACAACTACACGACAAAATAA